The Mycobacteriales bacterium genomic interval TCTACGCCTCGCACCCGCGCTTCGCCGGCACCGCGACGGTGTACGAGCCGCAGTCGGAGTGGCTGGAGGGCGGCGACGTGCTGCTGCTCGGCCCGGGCGTGCTCGCGGTCGGCACGGGCCAGCGGACCACGCCGGCCGGGGTGGAGACGCTGGCCCGCCGGGTGTTCGACGAGGGGCTGGTGCACACGGTGGTGGTGGTCCCGATCGCGCAGGAGCGGGCGACCATGCACCTGGACACGATCTGCACGATGGTCGACGTCGACGCGGTCACGCTGTATCCGCCGGTCGCGGACACGCTCGCGTACACGGTCACGGCCGGGGACGACGGTGAGCTGGTGGTCGGCGAGCCCGAGCCGTTCCTGGCCGCGGGCGCGCGGGCGCTCGGGCTGGACCGGATCCGGGTCATCGGGACCGGGCTGGACCCGGTGACGGCCGAGCGGGAGCAGTGGGACGACGGGAACAACACGCTGTGCGTGGCGCCCCGGCTGGCGATGGCGTACGAGCGGAACGCGGAGACGAACGCGCAGCTCGAGGCGCACGGCATCGAGGTGATCCGGATCGCCGGCTCCGAGCTCGGCAGCGGCCGCGGCGGCCCCCGCTGCATGAGCTGCCCCGTCGAGCGCGACCCGCTCTAGCGCCGCCGCGCGACCCGGCGGCCGACTAGCGCAGGGTGAGCTGGCGGCCGCGCAGGCCGTCCCGGGCGCGCCGCTCGGCGCTGGACAGCGGTCCGTCCTGACCGAGCGCCTCGGTCAGCCGCCCGGCGAACTCCCGGGCCGGCTCCTCCCACTGCTCGGC includes:
- a CDS encoding arginine deiminase — translated: MAGYVDSEVGRLRTVLLHRPGAELKRLTPRNNDQLLFDGIPWVDRAQDEHDGFAQALRDHGVEVLYLGELLEQTLVESDARDSTIAAVLDDPRLGPTLRTVVQRHLSELHPTDLAGVLTAGLTQRELKTGRGLTYRLMDEHDFVVDPLPNLLFTRDSSVWIRGEVAVTSPSMLARRRETTLLRAIYASHPRFAGTATVYEPQSEWLEGGDVLLLGPGVLAVGTGQRTTPAGVETLARRVFDEGLVHTVVVVPIAQERATMHLDTICTMVDVDAVTLYPPVADTLAYTVTAGDDGELVVGEPEPFLAAGARALGLDRIRVIGTGLDPVTAEREQWDDGNNTLCVAPRLAMAYERNAETNAQLEAHGIEVIRIAGSELGSGRGGPRCMSCPVERDPL